The Fusarium oxysporum Fo47 chromosome II, complete sequence genome includes a region encoding these proteins:
- a CDS encoding TIP-1 family-domain-containing protein translates to MAAVAANNQGTSLDIRVEDFLDDKLQSTSDLEDLDTLIANVELQRNQLQSQLDTAVRELEETRRTADDRQGSLAARIEEFQKLQESIDLRAQIYAASDAPDQAIERLKSPMNKIKAVERAQSYLFLLQDAEKFRVEARSFLPQNPKASLEPYIKLKQHVQKLQGLPGQEGLHLVAYAEGVTASLWDEIKSTMSGELEAVLKQRKWPKIDTHLQMDEEWINCIEKLIDLQKPEIAHTDKLVTLLPFEIMASIFVSEFRFHFLSDKPTSGAQAFGTHCLPWFIALVEKWEDFFRDNLGYLLADKFQDTAVATNLAYIDPVSAFITSLLPVLKEKTSLVALEAIKSPSFLSSFMSQLMAFDENVRYKFNYDGGDVENGWSGLTAHILDDHFDTWFKAEKDFALERYNTIMESQDARNIDYDYALQGKMKPTYAAVRVTDLLRSVTSQYERVRTFKHKIRFLIGIQLEILDAYHNRLRDSLQAYQSMSTTFGRTLAANKEDLAVLEGTGGFEVLCKVIGSADHIVNTLKDWSNEEFFVSLWDELQTRALHRSSQGNNITSTMSYDDVKDRTSTAVGEKHEDGALFDETASAYNMRRKAAQELLVGALVESHNKAFRAYTTRVQWTTVGETAILANTVADELAITPELDEPLRILQRNFDFLIKALSTAVFRRVCREALVKLQDYLWQSVLMRQSFTTYGATQFRRDGAALVSTIERYIPNGSSVLDNLTEGMQLLSLPVEAGEASGLTLKEASDRVFTDNEEARKVLEELHLEGLSPQVARNILQRRVENNENVGW, encoded by the exons ATGGCAGCCGTAGCCGCCAACAACCAAGGAACATCACTCGATATTCGAGTTGAGGACTTCCTGGACGATAAGCTTCAGTCTACTTCCGACCTCGAAGATCTCGACACGCTTATCGCAAATGTTGAGCTTCAAAGAAACCAGCTGCAATCACAGCTAGATACAGCTGTGAGAGAGCTCGAAGAGACCCGGCGCACTGCCGATGATCGCCAAGGGTCACTTGCTGCTCGCATAGAAGAGTTTCAAAAGCTTCAAGAGAGTATTGATCTTCGTGCCCAGATCTACGCTGCCTCGGATGCCCCAGATCAGGCCATCGAACGCCTCAAGTCACCTatgaacaagatcaaggccgTTGAGCGTGCCCAGAGCTACCTTTTTCTCTTGCAAGACGCTGAAAAATTTCGAGTAGAAGCGAGATCATTCCTGCCTCAGAACCCCAAAGCTTCATTGGAGCCTTACATCAAGTTGAAACAGCATGTTCAAAAGTTACAAGGCCTACCTGGCCAAGAGGGCCTTCACCTCGTCGCATATGCCGAAGGTGTGACCGCTTCACTTTGGGATGAGATCAAATCTACTATGTCTGGGGAACTTGAGGCAGTCCTGAAGCAGAGGAAGTGGCCCAAGATTGACACCCATTTGCAGATGGATGAGGAATGGATCAATTGCATCGAAAAGCTCATCGATCTTCAAAAGCCGGAAATAGCACACACTGACAAGCTTGTTACGTTGCTTCCATTCGAAATCATGGCCTCCATCTTTGTCTCCGAGTTTCGTTTCCATTTTCTCAGCGACAAGCCAACAAGCGGTGCTCAGGCATTTGGAACCCATTGTCTCCCGTGGTTTATCGCACTGGTTGAGAAATGGGAAGATTTCTTCCGGGATAATCTGGGCTATTTGCTAGCAGACAAGTTCCAGGACACTGCTGTAGCGACCAACCTGGCTTATATCGACCCTGTTTCTGCCTTTATTACCTCACTACTACCAGTGCTGAAGGAGAAAACCTCATTAGTCGCACTCGAAGCTATTAAGAGCCCCTCATTCCTGAGTAGTTTTATGTCACAACTGATGGCATTTGACGAGAATGTTCGCTACAAGTTCAACTATGACGGCGGCGATGTTGAAAACGGATGGTCTGGCTTAACCGCACATATACTGGATGACCACTTTGATACGTGGttcaaggccgagaaggatTTTGCTCTTGaaagatataatactatcATGGAGTCACAAGATGCCCGCAATATCGATTACGATTATGCGCTCCAGGGCAAGATGAAGCCAACATATGCTGCTGTGCGCGTCACTGATCTTCTGCGATCTGTGACAAGCCAGTACGAGAGGGTGCGTACCTTCAAGCACAAAATTCGCTTCTTGATTGGCATTCAACTTGAAATCTTGGATGCTTATCACAATCGCCTTCGAGACTCACTGCAGGCTTATCAGAGCATGTCTACGACCTTTGGTCGCACTTTGGCCGCGAATAAGGAGGATCTTGCTGTTCTTGAGGGTACAGGTGGTTTCGAGGTGCTCTGCAAAGTAATTGGTAGTGCTGATCACATTGTCAATACTCTGAAAGACTGGAGCAATGAGGAG TTCTTTGTCTCTTTGTGGGATGAACTTCAGACTCGAGCTTTGCATAGATCTAGCCAGGGCAACAACATTACCAGTACCATGAGCTACGATGATGTGAAGGATCGCACGTCTACAGCAGTGGGAGAGAAACATGAAGATGGGGctctctttgatgagacaGCGAGTGCCTATAACATGCGACGCAAGGCTGCTCAAGAACTTCTTGTTGGCGCTTTGGTCGAGTCGCACAATAAAGCTTTCCGAGCATACACCACCCGTGTTCAATGGACAACTGTTGGTGAAACTGCTATCCTTG CTAACACGGTAGCAGATGAGCTTGCTATTACGCCAGAACTTGATGAGCCACTTCGCATCCTCCAACGCAACTTTGACTTTCTCATCAAAGCTCTTTCAACTGCAGTGTTCCGCCGCGTCTGCCGTGAAGCCCTTGTCAAGCTTCAAGATTATCTATGGCAAAGTGTCCTTATGCGTCAGTCGTTCACCACTTATGGTGCCACCCAGTTCCGTCGCGATGGCGCTGCCTTGGTTTCTACTATCGAACGCTACATCCCTAATGGTTCATCTGTCCTTGATAACTTGACTGAGGGTATGCAGCTCCTGAGTCTTCCGGTTGAAGCGGGTGAGGCGAGTGGCTTGACACTCAAGGAAGCCAGCGATCGAGTCTTCACGGACAACGAAGAGGCACGCAAGGTACTCGAGGAACTCCATCTTGAAGGGTTATCACCGCAAGTCGCAAGAAACATTCTGCAGCGTCGTGTAGAGAACAACGAGAACGTAGGGTGGTAA
- a CDS encoding mitochondrial carrier domain-containing protein: MDALELETAKQSPTIETAKDLFSGAVGGIAQVLIGQPFDIVKVRLQTTTQYSSAINAATTIYKNEGALAFYKGTLTPLIGIGACVSVQFGAFNAAKRWFQTRNNGAELSYPQYGAAGAFAGVSNSVLSGPIEHIRIRLQSQPHGAGRLYDGPGDCIRKLGAHNGVLSGIYRGQAVTIWREAFAYGSWFTAFEYMMNSDAARNKIDRKDIPAYKIALYGGLAGEVLWLSSYPFDVIKSKMQTDGFGANQKYATMRDCFAKTWRAEGAAGFWKGIGPTLARAMPVSAGTFIVVEMTMRALNS; this comes from the exons ATGGACGCTCTTGAGCTGGAGACGGCCAAGCAGAGCCCTACCATTGAGACGGCCAAGGATCTTTTCTCTGGTGCTGTTGGAGGAATTGCGCAGGTCTTGATTG GTCAACCCTTTGACATTGTCAAGGTCCGACTGCAAACTACAACGCAATACTCGTCTGCCATCAACGCCGCCACCACAATCTACAAGAACGAGGGTGCCCTCGCCTTTTACAAGGGAACGCTTACACCACTCATCGGTATCGGAGCCTGTGTTTCCGTTCAATTCGGTGCCTTCAACGCCGCGAAGCGCTGGTTCCAAACTCGCAACAACGGAGCCGAACTGTCTTATCCTCAATACGGTGCCGCGGGTGCGTTTGCTGGTGTCTCCAACTCGGTCCTCTCAGGTCCCATCGAGCATATCCGTATCCGCCTTCAGAGCCAGCCTCATGGCGCCGGTCGTCTATACGATGGTCCTGGTGACTGTATTCGTAAACTTGGAGCTCACAATGGTGTTCTGAGTGGCATCTACCGCGGTCAGGCTGTCACCATCTGGCGAGAGGCTTTCGCCTACGGTTCCTGGTTCACTGCCTTTGAGTATATGATGAACTCGGACGCTGCTCGCAATAAGATCGACCGCAAGGATATCCCTGCTTACAAGATTGCTCTTTACGGTGGTCTTGCTGGTGAAGTTCTCTGGCTTTCCAGCTATCCCTTCGATgtcatcaagagcaagatgCAGACCGACGGCTTCGGTGCCAACCAAAAATACGCCACTATGCGAGATTGCTTCGCAAAGACTTGGCGAGCTGAGGGGGCGGCTGGCTTCTGGAAGGGTATCGGACCTACCCTGGCGCGAGCTATGCCTGTCAGCGCGGGAACTTTCATTGTTGTCGAGATGACCATGCGAGCTCTTAACAGCTAA